DNA sequence from the Pseudomonas fluorescens Q2-87 genome:
CCTGTGGGAACGGGCTTGCTCGCGAAGGCGGCCCGTCAGCCGCCCCATCTCCCCAGGCCTGCCACTCTGCTACCATGTCGCGCAATCGCCCCCAGCCGTGACGACGTCCGCCAATGCCTGATGCTTCCCGCCCCGCCCCCCAGCCAGAATTGACCGCCCTGTTCGCAGCGGTGCGCCAGCATTTTCACGACGTGATCGTGCCGATGTGGCAAGGCCCGGGCTGGAACACCGAACTGGCGTTGCCTTATGAGTCCCTGGATGCCGGACATACGCCACTGCCGCCCCAGCGCTACCGCGCCATGGCCTGCGCCCGGCAGTTGTACGTTTTCGCCAGCCTGATCGGCCAAGTGCCTCAGGCCGAAGAGCGGGCCAGCGCTTTGTTCCGTTCGTTGCAGCGGCATTTTCACGATGCCGAACACGGCGGTTGGTTCTACAGCATCGACCCTCAAGGCGCACCGCTGGACACCGGCAAGGACCTCTATACCCACGCCTTCATCCTGTTCGCCTGCGCCCATTATTGGGAGAAGGTCCGCGAACCGCTGGTGGAATCGGTGCTCAATGCTGCCTTGGAAGTCATCGCCCGACGCTTTGCCACGGGCGATGGCCTCTATGAAGCCAGCCTCAAGCGCGATTGGTCGACGCTCGGATCCGGCCCGCTGCAGAACCCTTTGATGCACCTGGCCGAAGCCTTCCTCGCCACCCTCTCGGTGCGCGAAGACGCCCACGTCCGCCAGGCGCTGTTGAGCCTGTGCGACGGCATGTTCCAGCGCTTCATCGACCCGCAGCGCGGCGTCATGCTGGAGAAACCACTCAAGGCTGTGGATAACTGGTTCGAACCGGGGCACCAGTTCGAGTGGTACTTCCTGCTGGCGAGCTCCCCCCTGCTGCGCAACGGCAAGTTGCACACGGCGCTGGAGCGAAGCTTCGGTTATACCG
Encoded proteins:
- a CDS encoding AGE family epimerase/isomerase; this translates as MPDASRPAPQPELTALFAAVRQHFHDVIVPMWQGPGWNTELALPYESLDAGHTPLPPQRYRAMACARQLYVFASLIGQVPQAEERASALFRSLQRHFHDAEHGGWFYSIDPQGAPLDTGKDLYTHAFILFACAHYWEKVREPLVESVLNAALEVIARRFATGDGLYEASLKRDWSTLGSGPLQNPLMHLAEAFLATLSVREDAHVRQALLSLCDGMFQRFIDPQRGVMLEKPLKAVDNWFEPGHQFEWYFLLASSPLLRNGKLHTALERSFGYTEQQGVAPQSGAVCAMRVLEPQAAPRDATQRIWAQAEYLRALTLRPGSEQLLLRQLQALQQHFLHDKGWNECLDAEGTVSRRDMPSTTPYHLLTCYRGLADYVARELAPAGSRSGPQS